The Paraburkholderia sp. FT54 genome contains the following window.
GGACTCAAGGATACTACTACACCTGCCGTCTCGAATGCTGTCCTATTCAATAAATAAGGTATCCTTATGTGTGCGATTCACAGACATCGTTTCAACTAAAATGAGGCGATGGACCGTGAGATTGCGACTCGATTGCGATGGGTGCTGATGTATCACGTGTGTGATTCACACACATCGTTTCAACTAAAATGGAGCGATGGACCGCGAGATTGCAACTCGATTACGTTGGGTGCTGATGTATCACGAGACCGGCAACGCCGGTCTCGTATGCGCGCGGTGTGGCATCTCGCGACCGACACTTCGCAAATGGTTACGGCGCTACTGGGATGCTGGAGAAGAAGGTCTGCGCTCCCAAAGTCGCCGCCCTCTCAACAGTCCAAACCGAAAGGTTTCCGAAGCTGATCGGGCGACGATTCTCCAACTGCGTGCAGAGCGCAAGGGAGCACGCCGGATTCAGAACGAGTTACGGCTACATGAACAAAGAGAACTGTCCCTCGCGACCATTCACAAGGTTCTGACCAAGGCGTCTGTAAAGCCATTGGTGCGTTCCAGGCGGCCGGCAAATCCCAAACGCTATAGCCGCCCGGTTCCCGGGGATCGAGTCCAGATGGACACGATGAAGATCGCGCGAGGCGTCTATCAATACACGGCCATCGACGACTGCTCGCGCTTCCGCGTACTGGCTGTCTACCCGCGCCGAAACGCCCGAAATACGCTGTTTTTTCTTGATCGTGTCATCGAAGAGATGCCATTTCCAATCCAGCGTATCCAGACCGACAGGGGTGGCGAGTTCTTCGCCGAATCGGTGCAGCGGCGTCTGATGAACGAGTGCATCAAATTCCGGCCGATTCCGCCACGCTCCCCACACCTCAATGGCAAGGTCGAGCGTTCACAGCTTACTGACCTCAACGAGTTCTGGTTCCACCATGCCACTACCGAGAACGAGATTGACCGGCGAATTGAGGAGTGGCAGTTCGACTACAACTGGCGCCGCCCGCACGGCTCACTCGGTGGCAAGACGCCCGTCGACCGCATCGCAGAAGTGGGCGAAATCACACCTCTCGCGGAGCAGGTGGAAAGCGCCTACGACGGGCTGAAAGAGAGAATCCGGCATCGCGAATGGCGAGTTGACAAGACCCTTGCCGAACATCATCGGCGTGCGCTTGAACTCGCGTCTCCTACCGGAGCCACGAACTCAAGCGCACCAAGAAAACGGCATTCAGGAAAGTGAAACGATGTCTGTGAATCGCACACCTCAGACGGCTAGTCAGCAGGTACTTGATTGGAAGGACAATTTATACAGGGTCACAAGGCGGAGCCACGCCAGACTTAGGTGCCCCTGGCCGGAAAAATGCACGAAAATCAAAGGCACCCCATACCGTGGGTTGGACGCAAGCATCGTGTGTGATGCTTTGATGAAACGAAGGAAACGCTGGGCAGCATATTGCCTGCCCAGTCGGGTCCATTTACCACAATAGGTGGCGTTAGTTGCCGGCGATTTCGTAGCTGGACAGCAATTCGATTGCCCTGCACAGAGCCGAGTGGTCGAGCCTGCTCATGCCGTTCGCGGCGCAAGCGTTCATCAGTTCCTGCGCGGACGCAGTATGAGGCAAGGAAACGCCAAGCGCCCTGGCACCCTGCAAGGCGAGGTTGAGGTCCTTCTGGTGCAGTTCGATGCGGAAGCCCGGATCAAACGTCCGCTTAATCATCCGCTCGCCATGCACTTCGAGAATCCGCGACGCTGCGAAGCCGCCCATCAGTGCCTGGCGCACTTTCACCGGATCCGCGCCGGCCTTCGAGGCAAATAACAACGCTTCTGACACCGCCTGAATGTTCAGGGCGACGATGATCTGATTCGCCACCTTGGTGGTCTGGCCATCGCCGTTACCGCCGACGAGCGTGATGTTCTTGCCCATCAGTTCAAACAGAGGCTTGACCTTGTCGAACACCGCCTGCGGACCGCCGACCATGATCGTCAGCGACGCGGCCTTTGCGCCCACTTCGCCACCCGATACCGGAGCATCGAGGTACTGGCATCCGAGTTCGTTGATCTTCCTTGCGAACTCCTTCGTCGCAATCGGCGAAATCGAACTCATGTCGACCACGATCTGATTCGCACGGAGTCCGCTTGCTACGCCGTTTTCCCCAAAGAGCACCGACTCCACGTGTGGAGTATCGGGCACCATCAAGATAACAATGTCGGCTTGCTGTGCCACCGCTTTGCCGGACTCGCAGAGCGTCGCACCATTCTCGATCAAGTTCGCCGGCGCAGGGTTCCGATCGTGCACAAATAGTTGATGGCCGCCTTGCTGCAGATTGGCGGCCATCGGCGCACCCATGACACCCAGACCGATAAATCCAACTTTTGCCATGACTTCCTCTTCAATGAGTTCTTCTTAAACCGTTGACAGCAGCGCCAAGCTTTACGCCGCGGAGCGCAATACTTCGGGGTTGATACAGGTCTGCGGCTTTTCGCCTTTCAGCACGCTGATGACGTTTTCCGTTGCGATCTTACCCATCGCAAGGCGCGTCTCGATCGTCGCGGAAGCGATGTGCGGTACGACAAGCACGTTATCGAGGCTGCTCAATCCTGGCTCGAGTTCGGGTTCGCGCTCGAACACGTCGAGCCCGGCCCCCCAAATTACCTTGTCGCGCAGCGCGGCGACGAGTGCCTTTTCATCGACCAGCGGACCGCGGGCTGCATTGATCAGGATGGCTGTCCGCTTCATCTTCGCAAGCTCAGCCGCGCCGATGTAATGCTGCGTTTCTGGCAGAAGCGGCAGGTGCAACGACAGATAATCCGACTCTCGCAGGAGCGTTTCCTTGTCGACAAATGTCGCGCCGACCTGACGTTCGATTTCGGGATTGCGATGTGCGTCGGTGTAGATCACCTTCATGTCGAAGGCGGCCGCCTTGCGCGCGAATTTCGATCCGATCCGACCCATGCCTGCGACACCCAGAGTCTTGTTGTCGACGTCCTGGCCGATAAATGCCATCGGCGCCCACCCCTGCCACTTATCCGCACGCACGAAGCGTTCGGACTCAGAGATGCGCCGTGCTGTCGCAAGCATTAGCGCCCATGCATATGTTGCCGTGGCGTCGTCAAGCACACCCGGCGTATTGGTCATGATCACGCCGCGTTGAGTCGCCGCCTGCAGGTCGAAGTTATTGAAGCCAACAGCGTAATTCGCGAAGATCTTGCATTGCGGGCCGGCGGCATCGAGCACTTCGCCGTCAATTGTGTCGGTCAGCAGGGTGATTACGGCGTCCCGACCTTGCACTGCTTCCAGCAGTTCGTCGCGCGTGAGTGCCCGATCATGCGGATTGACCTCGACGTCGTGGAACTGCCGCAGTTCGTCAATCGTCTCTTGCGAGATCATTCGTGTCACATAAACGTTAAACCGTTTCATTGATTGTTCTCTTGTTAAAGCACGATATAACACGGCAAAAAGATTACCCGCGCACACCTAATGGCGCGTCGTCCTGCAAGTGGCATGGGGTGCCGAAGCGGGCAAGCTCGTCGGCGACAGCCTGATCTTCGGCTGGCGTGAGGCCACTTATACCGATCGCCCCGATCACGCCGCCTTGGGCGTCGCTTAGCACCGCACCGCCCGGCAGCGCAGTCAACAATGGATCGCAGAAATAGCTGATTGGAATTTCGTCGCGGCGCAGCCGCGCATGGAATGCCTCCGTTGTCACACCCATACGGGTACACGTGTAAGCCTTCTGGTGCGCTAACTGGATGCTGCGCACGGGAGCATCGTCCATCCGGAAAAATGCAACGAGAAGGCCGTGGCTATCACACACGGAGATGCACACCGGCTTGCCAAACTGCTGGCGCACGTTATCGACCGCGCGTGCGAGCAGTGCCTGCGCCAATTGGAGGTTCAAATTGCTCAATGGGTTCACCTATCCTTGTTGTATTGTTGACCTGGTCGAAGATGAATGGTTAAAGTCCATCGCGTCACTCTGCTGCCCGCCGCTCCGGACGGTGGACGACGCCGTGGATTGGGCCGGGCGCTCGAAGGCGCCGGCGGCGAAACCATTCAGCTCACCGGCGATTCGGCGCCTGACTGTACGCTCGACCCGCAGCCGCACCCCGCTCCATGCTGATGCGTGTAAACCGCACGTTCGTTGACTTGGCGTTCGGCACCCCCCGTCGACGACATAAAGGCCAGCGCAGGCATTGCCAGCATGCGCTGCGCTATGGCGCTACACGTGGGGCAAGTACAGGCTGCGTCGCGTTCAGCGACAGGACGCATGACGGAGAACGTGCCACAGGTTTCACAACGATAGGGATAAGTCGGCATCGCCTTTCTTTCCTCTTTCTTCGAAATCAAAAGTTCTACAACAGACTGGCGCTTGCCAGTTCCTCGGGCCCTAACCGCTCAGGAAATCGACGGTGCTCACAGCACAATCGCCCGTGCCGGGCCAGCCTTGCCCGAGCGCGACGACGCTGACGCAGCCGTGTTCGCAAGCGTCGCGGGCCGAGGGGCCCGGTACGCCGGACACAAAGACCGAGTCGAGATTGATCCATGGCACAGCGCAAGGACCATGAACGGCACGATCAGCGGCGCGTGCTTGCTGAAGAATTCGCGCAGTACCGCGGCGACGTTGTTGAGCTTCGCTGGCGACGATTTGCGCGATGACCGACAGCATCGTCGGCCACGGAATGTTCACAATGCCCGTGCCAACCAGCGCCAGCATCGTCACCAAGGAGTCCGGTCTCGATGCCTTGCGGTGGTGCTGGTCAGCCTCGGCACTGAATCCGCGGCCGATGCCGTTTCCTCAACGCTTGGGCAAGTATTTTTTGTCGACCTTGCAGATATAGGTGTATTTCGGATTCACCATCTGGGTACAGCGCGCTTCCGCGATCTGGCCGAGCAGCATGTAGGCTTCGGCACCAGGGATGCCGTAGCCCTCTTCCAGCCAATAGACCATTTCCTCGAACGCGATGCGCAGCGCGTCGTCGAGCGGCCGCGCGCAGCCGACGGTGCAGATGTGCGTCGGCGTCTCGATGCGCGGCCAGGTCATGCGGCTCGGCGCGCGGACGAGATCGACCTTGAGCTTCAGGTGGCCACGAATTTCGATCGCCCCCATGCCGTTACACTCGGCGTCGCCCTGCAACGCGTGCACGTCGCCGAAATACAGGTACGCGCCTTCATGGAACACCGGAAACATGATGCGATTGCCATTCGTGACTTCCTGGATGTCCAGGTTGCCACCGTGGGTACCGTTGTCGACGGTGAGCGTGCCGCCCGCCACCGGCGCCACGCCGATCACGCCGATCATCGGTTTGGCTTCCAGCTTGAGCGAGTCGCTCCAGTGAACAATGCCATTTTCGACGACGACGTTGCGATTCTGAATGCCGAATTCCTTCTTACGGACCCAATCCGGAAAAATGCCGATGCCCGGCCACAGCGCGGTATAACCGAGGCCGTGCACGCCAACTTCGAGGACGTCGATCACGACCATATCGCCAGGCTTCGCGCCGCGCAGACGCACAGGCCCGGTGGCCGGATTGACGAACGGGAGCTTCACTTTCGACTCGTCAAGCTTTTCGTCGAGTTGCGTGATCAGGTGGCCACCGATGTTCAATTCGGTCTCGACCTCGAAGGTTTCGCCAGGCGAGACTTCAGCGATGAAACCATCGGTAGCCGTCAGTGCGTACTTCAGGTCATCCTTGCGGATGATCTGGTGATGTGTGGATAGCGTGCTCATAGGATGCTGCCTACTCCTTCAGGGGTTGCTAAATGCCGCCCGCCGGCAAAGTCGCGGCGGATGGCTTAAATCAATCAAACTTGTGCCAGGGCATGAGGAAGCGCTCGAGCCGACCGACGAGGAACGACAGGAAGAGCGCGAGCCCGATGGTCACCACCACGCCGGCGAATACTTTGGGGATGATGTAAAGGCTACCCGCCTTGAAGATCGCATGGCCGAGCCCGTCGTCCGACGACATGAATTCGCCCACAATGGCACCAATCAACGCAAAGCCGACCGTGAGCCTGAAGCCCGCGAAGATGTCGCGCAGTGAGGCGGGGATCACCAGCTTACGGAAAGTCTGCCGCTTGGTCGCGCCGAGCGTGCGCATCTGATTGATCTGATCGTCATCGACGCTGGTCGCCCCCTTGTACGCGGTGACCAGCGCCACCACCACGACGGACAGCGTCGACATCGCGAGTTTGGACGGGAGCCCGGTACCGAACCAGATGATGACGATAGGCGCGAGTGCGACGATCGGAATCGAGCCCAGCGCAACGATGAACGGCTGCATGACCTTCGAGACGAAGCGCGAATACCATAGTGACAAGCCGAGCACGGTGCCGATGACATTGCCGAACAGAAAGCCAAGCAGCGTTTCCATGCCAGTCACGCCGGCGTCGTGCACGAGACTGCCATCCTGCTGCATTTTTACGAGGTAACCCCAGATCTGACTGGGCGAACCGAACAGGAAGGCCAGCGCCTGACTGGACGTCGCAACTTGCCACAGGGCGAGCAGTGCAGCGAGTAGCGCGAGTTGGCAGACGGCCACGACGAGCTTGTTGCGGGAGCGGCGCAGCAGCCTGCGCCATTTGAGGGCTGCCGGGGCATACGGGGGCGCCGGGGAGCGGGTTTCTTGCACGCGGGTTCCTTTTCAACGTTCACCCATGCGCACGTCGAGCTGAGACCAGATCTCGCGTACGTGGGCGGTGAAGCCCGCAGCGTCGCGGGCGGCCATCATGTCGTTGCGGTCGCAATCCAGGTGGATCTCGTGGATTGCCTTGATGCTGGACGGACGGTGGGTGAGGACGATCACACGGTCTGACAACGAGACCGCCTCCTCGACGTCGTGTGTGATCAGCAGGACGGAGCGACCTTGGCCCCTGACCAGCCGGGCCATGTCGCTTTCCAGCACCAGTTTCGTCTGGAAATCGAGCGCGGCGAACGGCTCGTCTAGCAGCATCACTTCGGGGTCGGTCACCAGCGTGCGTGCGAGCGCAACGCGCGCACGCATGCCGCCCGATAGAGCCGACGGGTAATAGTTGTAATACGGTGCGAGTCCGACCTTGCCGAGCATCGCATGCGCCTTTTTCTCGCGATGCGCGCGCGGCATTCCGGTCAGTTCGAGGCCAAGTGTGACGTTGGCCAGCACGGTGCGCCATGGCATCAGCATGTCCTTCTGCAACATGTAGCCGATGCCCTTGGGGACGTCCTGAAGCGGCTGGCCGTGCCACAGCACCGAGCCACGTGTCGGCTGCGTAAGACCGCTCATCAGGTTCAGCAGTGTGGTCTTGCCGCAACCAGACGGGCCCACCAGGCTGACAATTTCCCCCGCGCGCAGGCTGAAGGAAATGTCACCGATGACTTGATTCAACTCCCCGTCATCTTCGCCATATGATTTGCCGACCCCGCACGCAACCAGTGGGGTCAGCGGGTGGACCGCCCCTCCCGCCTGCGCCGGAGGCGCTTCCGCGCCCGCCACCTTCATTTGGACCCCGCCACCGTTACGCCTGCTCCTGCCACGGCGGTCTTGACTGCCTTGTTGGAAAAGGTGTTGTCGATCACGTCGTTATAGGACAGCGTCCCTTGTACGTTGCCCAGGTACTTCTGCATCGATATCAGCTTGTCCCACTGCTGCCGGTCGACCGGCAGCGTTTGCGCCGGGATCTTATACTGCAACTCCATGTCGATTGCCTTGTTCACAACGTCGGCGGGCAGGTCCGGGAACTCCGCACGGGCAACCTCCTTCGCGTAGTCTGGCTTGGCATACGTAAGACGTGCGGCTTCTTCCAATGCGTTCGTGAGCGACTGCACGATCTCGGGATGGGCCTTGGCATACTCGGGCAGTACCATGATCCCCGTATTGCAGAACGGACCCATATAGCTCGAGAAGTCGAATACCACTTTCGCCCCTTGCGCCATTGCGGCCGCGACCATCGGCTGCTGCGCGAACGCGATGTCGGCACGGCCCGCGAGCATTGCACCGATTTCCGTGCCTGGGGTGACTTCGACGATCTTCGCGTCTGTGCCGACTTTCAGGCCATTGTCCTGCAGCAGTTTCTTCGTGACGCTGTATTCGGTATTCGGATCGGGCGACGTGACCAGGGTCAGGCCTTTGAAAGCCTTGGGATCGGTGATACGCGCCACGGTCTTCGATACGCCAAAGTAATGAGCACGCTGCACCAGCGTCCCGACGACCATGCCCGGTCCGCCGCGTTCGCGAGACATCTCCACCATGGTGGGATCGCCGACGGCGAACTGCGCGGTCTTGCCGAGCACCGCGGCGAAAGCCTGCGTGTCTCCACCGGCCGCGGTCAGGTGCACGGTCAGCCCGTACTTCTCGAACAGCTTCGCGTGCTGTGCAACGTAAAGGTCGATGTAACCGAGGTTATGTACGGCCTCGGAAAATTCGATGGGTTGCAGCGGCGCCGCGGAAGCGGGGTGAGCGAACCCGAAAGCGCAGGCGCTGAGCGTAGCGAGCAGAACACGCCCAAGCCGGGGCACGGCACCGGTAGCAGAGCCCGAACCTTCTGCTGAAAACGTACCTCTTTTCATTGCTTCAACTCCGACAATAATGAGATCGCAAAACGAAAAAGGTCCGGCATCAGACGCGCTGATGTCGGACCTTTTTGGCCGGTGTTATCCAAGACGCCTTTGTCTCGGACAACGGGAGTGCTGTTTTGATGCTCGTCGCGTGCGGCGAACCCCAGCGTGGTTTA
Protein-coding sequences here:
- a CDS encoding IS481 family transposase; the protein is MDREIATRLRWVLMYHETGNAGLVCARCGISRPTLRKWLRRYWDAGEEGLRSQSRRPLNSPNRKVSEADRATILQLRAERKGARRIQNELRLHEQRELSLATIHKVLTKASVKPLVRSRRPANPKRYSRPVPGDRVQMDTMKIARGVYQYTAIDDCSRFRVLAVYPRRNARNTLFFLDRVIEEMPFPIQRIQTDRGGEFFAESVQRRLMNECIKFRPIPPRSPHLNGKVERSQLTDLNEFWFHHATTENEIDRRIEEWQFDYNWRRPHGSLGGKTPVDRIAEVGEITPLAEQVESAYDGLKERIRHREWRVDKTLAEHHRRALELASPTGATNSSAPRKRHSGK
- the glxR gene encoding 2-hydroxy-3-oxopropionate reductase — translated: MAKVGFIGLGVMGAPMAANLQQGGHQLFVHDRNPAPANLIENGATLCESGKAVAQQADIVILMVPDTPHVESVLFGENGVASGLRANQIVVDMSSISPIATKEFARKINELGCQYLDAPVSGGEVGAKAASLTIMVGGPQAVFDKVKPLFELMGKNITLVGGNGDGQTTKVANQIIVALNIQAVSEALLFASKAGADPVKVRQALMGGFAASRILEVHGERMIKRTFDPGFRIELHQKDLNLALQGARALGVSLPHTASAQELMNACAANGMSRLDHSALCRAIELLSSYEIAGN
- a CDS encoding D-glycerate dehydrogenase, with translation MKRFNVYVTRMISQETIDELRQFHDVEVNPHDRALTRDELLEAVQGRDAVITLLTDTIDGEVLDAAGPQCKIFANYAVGFNNFDLQAATQRGVIMTNTPGVLDDATATYAWALMLATARRISESERFVRADKWQGWAPMAFIGQDVDNKTLGVAGMGRIGSKFARKAAAFDMKVIYTDAHRNPEIERQVGATFVDKETLLRESDYLSLHLPLLPETQHYIGAAELAKMKRTAILINAARGPLVDEKALVAALRDKVIWGAGLDVFEREPELEPGLSSLDNVLVVPHIASATIETRLAMGKIATENVISVLKGEKPQTCINPEVLRSAA
- a CDS encoding heme-binding protein, which translates into the protein MSNLNLQLAQALLARAVDNVRQQFGKPVCISVCDSHGLLVAFFRMDDAPVRSIQLAHQKAYTCTRMGVTTEAFHARLRRDEIPISYFCDPLLTALPGGAVLSDAQGGVIGAIGISGLTPAEDQAVADELARFGTPCHLQDDAPLGVRG
- a CDS encoding FmdB family zinc ribbon protein, with amino-acid sequence MPTYPYRCETCGTFSVMRPVAERDAACTCPTCSAIAQRMLAMPALAFMSSTGGAERQVNERAVYTHQHGAGCGCGSSVQSGAESPVS
- a CDS encoding acetamidase/formamidase family protein, which produces MSTLSTHHQIIRKDDLKYALTATDGFIAEVSPGETFEVETELNIGGHLITQLDEKLDESKVKLPFVNPATGPVRLRGAKPGDMVVIDVLEVGVHGLGYTALWPGIGIFPDWVRKKEFGIQNRNVVVENGIVHWSDSLKLEAKPMIGVIGVAPVAGGTLTVDNGTHGGNLDIQEVTNGNRIMFPVFHEGAYLYFGDVHALQGDAECNGMGAIEIRGHLKLKVDLVRAPSRMTWPRIETPTHICTVGCARPLDDALRIAFEEMVYWLEEGYGIPGAEAYMLLGQIAEARCTQMVNPKYTYICKVDKKYLPKR
- a CDS encoding ABC transporter permease; protein product: MQETRSPAPPYAPAALKWRRLLRRSRNKLVVAVCQLALLAALLALWQVATSSQALAFLFGSPSQIWGYLVKMQQDGSLVHDAGVTGMETLLGFLFGNVIGTVLGLSLWYSRFVSKVMQPFIVALGSIPIVALAPIVIIWFGTGLPSKLAMSTLSVVVVALVTAYKGATSVDDDQINQMRTLGATKRQTFRKLVIPASLRDIFAGFRLTVGFALIGAIVGEFMSSDDGLGHAIFKAGSLYIIPKVFAGVVVTIGLALFLSFLVGRLERFLMPWHKFD
- a CDS encoding ABC transporter ATP-binding protein: MKVAGAEAPPAQAGGAVHPLTPLVACGVGKSYGEDDGELNQVIGDISFSLRAGEIVSLVGPSGCGKTTLLNLMSGLTQPTRGSVLWHGQPLQDVPKGIGYMLQKDMLMPWRTVLANVTLGLELTGMPRAHREKKAHAMLGKVGLAPYYNYYPSALSGGMRARVALARTLVTDPEVMLLDEPFAALDFQTKLVLESDMARLVRGQGRSVLLITHDVEEAVSLSDRVIVLTHRPSSIKAIHEIHLDCDRNDMMAARDAAGFTAHVREIWSQLDVRMGER
- a CDS encoding ABC transporter substrate-binding protein gives rise to the protein MKRGTFSAEGSGSATGAVPRLGRVLLATLSACAFGFAHPASAAPLQPIEFSEAVHNLGYIDLYVAQHAKLFEKYGLTVHLTAAGGDTQAFAAVLGKTAQFAVGDPTMVEMSRERGGPGMVVGTLVQRAHYFGVSKTVARITDPKAFKGLTLVTSPDPNTEYSVTKKLLQDNGLKVGTDAKIVEVTPGTEIGAMLAGRADIAFAQQPMVAAAMAQGAKVVFDFSSYMGPFCNTGIMVLPEYAKAHPEIVQSLTNALEEAARLTYAKPDYAKEVARAEFPDLPADVVNKAIDMELQYKIPAQTLPVDRQQWDKLISMQKYLGNVQGTLSYNDVIDNTFSNKAVKTAVAGAGVTVAGSK